The Halichoerus grypus chromosome 9, mHalGry1.hap1.1, whole genome shotgun sequence genome has a window encoding:
- the GPR6 gene encoding G-protein coupled receptor 6: MNASASSLNESQVVAVTAEGAAAAATAAGARDSGEWGPPAAAALGGGGAANVSLELSSQLPAGPPGLLLSAVNPWDVLLCVSGTVIAGENALVVALIASTPALRTPMFVLVGSLATADLLAGCGLILHFVFQYVVPSETVSLLTVGFLVASFAASVSSLLAITVDRYLSLYNALTYYSRRTLLGVHFLLAATWTVSLGLGLLPVLGWNCLAERATCSVVRPLTRSHVALLSAAFFAVFGIMLHLYVRICQVVWRHAHQIALQQHCLAPPHLAATRKGVGTLAVVLGTFGASWLPFAIYCVVGSREDPAVYTYATLLPATYNSMINPIIYAFRNQEVQRALWLLFCGCFQSKVPFRSRSPSEV; this comes from the coding sequence ATGAACGCGAGCGCCTCCTCGCTCAACGAGTCCCAGGTGGTGGCAGTGACGGCCGagggagcggcggcggcggccacaGCGGCAGGGGCGCGGGACAGCGGTGAATGGGGGCCGCCTGCGGCGGCGGCGCTGGGGGGCGGCGGCGCAGCTAACGTGTCCCTGGAGCTGTCTTCTCAGCTGCCGGCCGGGCCGCCGGGGCTGCTGCTGTCGGCGGTGAATCCTTGGGACGTGCTCCTGTGCGTGTCGGGGACGGTGATCGCAGGCGAAAACGCGCTGGTAGTGGCGCTAATCGCGTCCACCCCCGCGCTGCGCACGCCCATGTTCGTGCTGGTGGGCAGCCTGGCCACCGCCGACCTGCTGGCGGGCTGCGGCCTCATCCTTCACTTCGTGTTCCAGTACGTGGTGCCCTCAGAGACGGTGAGCCTGCTCACGGTGGGCTTCCTCGTGGCCTCCTTCGCTGCCTCGGTCAGCAGCCTGCTGGCCATCACGGTGGACCGCTACCTGTCTCTCTACAACGCGCTCACCTACTACTCGCGCCGGACCCTGCTGGGAGTGCACTTCCTGCTCGCCGCCACCTGGACGGTGTCCCTAGGCCTCGGGTTGCTGCCGGTGCTCGGCTGGAACTGCCTAGCAGAGCGCGCCACCTGCAGCGTGGTGCGCCCGCTGACACGCAGCCACGTGGCGCTGCTCTCCGCTGCGTTCTTTGCGGTCTTTGGCATCATGCTGCACCTGTACGTGCGCATCTGCCAGGTGGTCTGGCGCCACGCACACCAGATCGCGCTGCAGCAGCACTGCCTGGCGCCGCCCCACCTCGCAGCCACCAGGAAGGGTGTGGGTACGCTGGCTGTGGTGCTGGGCACTTTTGGCGCCAGTTGGCTGCCCTTCGCCATCTACTGCGTGGTAGGCAGCCGCGAGGACCCGGCAGTCTATACCTACGCCACCCTGCTGCCCGCCACCTACAACTCCATGATCAATCCTATCATCTATGCCTTCCGCAACCAGGAGGTTCAGCGTGCCCTGTGGCTCCTGTTCTGTGGCTGTTTCCAGTCCAAAGTGCCCTTCCGTTCTAGGTCCCCCAGTGAGGTCTGA